A genomic stretch from Hoplias malabaricus isolate fHopMal1 chromosome 4, fHopMal1.hap1, whole genome shotgun sequence includes:
- the commd9 gene encoding COMM domain-containing protein 9, whose amino-acid sequence MPFRKVTGQIKMALLTKEHFSSLQLLLKAPSKDVVRQLCMESFPSRAYESRPLIDTTARALSLSSNEAMQVLTAIHMLSHQIVFHNITAPENILSLFPDTFHPNLKNLLTKILLEQRATWRNDALTTQISLPKLVDMEWRVDMKTASDSASRLAVPTCMLHMKIQHSPSESGSAGDSLVTVELSKETLDTMLDGLGRIRDQLSAVAGK is encoded by the exons ATGCCGTTTAGAAAAGTGACAGGCCAAATCAAAATGGCTCTACTCACTAAGGAACATTTTAGCTCCTTACAACTCCTGTTAAAG GCTCCGTCCAAAGACGTAGTAAGACAGCTGTGTATGGAAAGTTTCCCTTCCAGGGCTTATGAGTCTCGGCCTCTAATAGACACCACCGCACGCGCCCTCTCTTTGTCCAGCAATGAGGCAATGCAG GTGTTGACAGCAATTCACATGCTTTCACATCAAATTGTGTTCCATAATATAACAGCACCAGAAAATATATTGTCCTTGTTTCCTGACACTTTTCACCCAAACCTGAAAAATCTGCTCACGAAGATTCTTCTGGAACAaag GGCAACATGGAGAAACGATGCCTTGACTACCCAAA tATCTTTGCCCAAGCTTGTAGACATGGAGTGGAGGGTGGATATGAAAACAGCCTCAGACTCAGCAAGCCGCTTGGCTGTGCCTACCTGTATGTTACACATGAAG ATTCAGCATTCCCCCAGTGAGAGTGGAAGTGCAGGCGACTCTTTAGTCACTGTGGAGCTAAGCAAAGAAACCCTGGATACTATGCTGGATGGCCTGGGCCGTATACGAGATCAGCTCTCTGCTGTGGCAGGAAAGTAG